From the Psychrobacillus sp. FSL K6-4046 genome, one window contains:
- a CDS encoding YuiA family protein has protein sequence MTKLQEVTSKSCPYCKGEGYFQLRLGGSETCGCCQGTGKK, from the coding sequence ATGACTAAATTACAAGAAGTAACTTCAAAATCATGTCCGTATTGCAAAGGGGAAGGGTACTTTCAATTAAGGCTTGGAGGATCCGAAACATGTGGCTGTTGTCAGGGCACTGGCAAGAAATAA
- a CDS encoding YuiB family protein has translation MTMNFTITQMILSVLIFLVMFFGIAFLLNMLLRMSWFVAILYPLIVIFIIDEVGIFDYFTKPGSSFSALGEKFMSLHMADIVILSSGFVGAILAGIVIKMLRKSGYQMF, from the coding sequence ATGACTATGAATTTTACAATTACACAGATGATTCTTTCAGTTTTAATATTTCTAGTAATGTTTTTTGGAATCGCCTTCCTATTAAATATGTTGCTTAGAATGTCTTGGTTTGTAGCTATTCTTTATCCACTTATAGTGATATTTATTATTGATGAGGTCGGAATTTTTGATTACTTTACAAAACCGGGTTCTTCCTTCTCTGCGCTAGGAGAAAAATTCATGTCACTACATATGGCAGATATCGTTATTTTATCAAGTGGTTTTGTCGGTGCAATTCTAGCTGGAATTGTAATTAAAATGCTACGTAAAAGTGGATATCAGATGTTTTAG